In one Streptomyces sp. NBC_01288 genomic region, the following are encoded:
- a CDS encoding Lrp/AsnC family transcriptional regulator, whose amino-acid sequence MHSEAVASRSAEQRDSRESRNGSTPHLDAVSLAIIEQLQEDGRRPYAAIGKAVGLSEAAVRQRVQKLLDQGVMQIVAVTDPLTVGFRRQAMVGVNVEGDVENVADALTAMQEVEYVVMTAGSYDLLAEIVCEDDDHLLDVINKRIRALPGVRSTESFVYLKLKKQTYMWGTR is encoded by the coding sequence GTGCACAGTGAAGCCGTGGCCAGTCGCAGCGCAGAACAGAGGGACTCCCGCGAGTCCAGGAACGGCAGCACTCCTCATCTGGACGCCGTCTCCCTCGCCATCATCGAGCAGCTCCAGGAGGACGGCCGCCGGCCGTACGCCGCGATCGGCAAGGCCGTCGGCCTCTCCGAGGCGGCCGTGCGCCAGCGCGTCCAGAAGCTGCTCGACCAGGGCGTCATGCAGATCGTCGCCGTCACGGACCCGCTCACCGTGGGCTTCCGCAGACAGGCGATGGTCGGTGTCAACGTCGAAGGTGATGTCGAGAACGTCGCCGACGCGCTGACGGCCATGCAGGAAGTGGAGTACGTGGTGATGACCGCGGGCTCGTACGACCTCCTCGCCGAGATCGTCTGCGAGGACGACGACCACCTGCTGGACGTCATCAACAAACGCATCCGGGCTCTCCCCGGCGTGCGCTCCACCGAGAGCTTCGTTTATCTGAAGCTCAAGAAGCAGACCTACATGTGGGGAACCCGATAA
- a CDS encoding aspartate aminotransferase family protein — translation MGNPITVSKDLSRTAYDHLWMHFTRMSSYENAPVPTIVRGEGTYIYDDKGKRYLDGLAGLFVVQAGHGRAELAETAAKQAQELAFFPIWSYAHPKAIELAERLAHYAPGDLNKVFFTTGGGEAVETAWKLAKQYFKLQGKHTKYKVISRAVAYHGTPQGALSITGLPALKAPFEPLVPGAHKVPNTNIYRAPLFGDDPEAYGRWAADQIEQEILFEGPETVAAVFLEPVQNAGGCFPPPPGYFQRVREICDQYDVLLVSDEVICAFGRLGTMFGCDKFGYVPDMITCAKGMTSGYSPIGACIISDRLAEPFYKGDNTFLHGYTFGGHPVSAAVGLANLDIFEREGLNQHVLDNEANFLQTLQKLHDLPIVGDVRGNGFFYGIELVKDKATKETFTDEESERVLYGFVSKKLFEYGLYCRADDRGDPVIQLSPPLISDQSTFDEIEGIVRQVLTEAWTKL, via the coding sequence GTGGGGAACCCGATAACCGTGAGCAAGGACCTCAGCCGCACCGCGTACGACCACCTGTGGATGCACTTCACCCGCATGTCCTCGTACGAGAACGCGCCCGTTCCCACGATCGTCCGTGGCGAGGGCACCTACATCTACGACGACAAGGGCAAGCGCTACCTCGACGGTCTCGCGGGTCTGTTCGTGGTCCAGGCCGGTCACGGCCGCGCCGAGCTGGCCGAGACCGCCGCCAAGCAGGCGCAGGAGCTGGCGTTCTTCCCCATCTGGTCGTACGCCCACCCGAAGGCCATCGAGCTGGCGGAGCGTCTCGCGCACTACGCGCCCGGCGACCTGAACAAGGTCTTCTTCACCACCGGCGGCGGCGAGGCCGTAGAGACCGCCTGGAAGCTCGCCAAGCAGTACTTCAAGCTCCAGGGCAAGCACACCAAGTACAAGGTCATCTCCCGCGCGGTCGCCTACCACGGCACCCCGCAGGGCGCCCTGTCCATCACCGGACTCCCGGCGCTGAAGGCCCCGTTCGAGCCGCTGGTCCCGGGCGCGCACAAGGTCCCGAACACCAACATCTACCGCGCCCCGCTCTTCGGCGACGACCCGGAGGCCTACGGCCGCTGGGCCGCCGACCAGATCGAGCAGGAGATCCTCTTCGAGGGCCCGGAGACCGTCGCCGCGGTCTTCCTGGAGCCGGTACAGAACGCCGGCGGCTGCTTCCCGCCGCCGCCCGGCTACTTCCAGCGCGTGCGCGAGATCTGCGACCAGTACGACGTGCTCCTGGTCTCCGACGAGGTCATCTGCGCCTTCGGCCGCCTGGGCACGATGTTCGGCTGCGACAAGTTCGGCTACGTCCCGGACATGATCACCTGCGCCAAGGGCATGACCTCGGGCTACTCCCCGATCGGCGCCTGCATCATCTCCGACCGCCTGGCCGAGCCGTTCTACAAGGGCGACAACACCTTCCTGCACGGCTACACCTTCGGCGGCCACCCGGTCTCCGCCGCGGTCGGCCTCGCCAACCTCGACATCTTCGAGCGCGAGGGCCTCAACCAGCACGTCCTCGACAACGAGGCCAACTTCCTCCAGACCCTCCAGAAGCTGCACGACCTCCCGATCGTCGGCGACGTCCGCGGCAACGGCTTCTTCTACGGCATCGAGCTGGTCAAGGACAAGGCCACCAAGGAGACCTTCACGGACGAGGAGTCGGAGCGCGTGCTCTACGGCTTCGTCTCCAAGAAGCTCTTCGAGTACGGCCTCTACTGCCGCGCCGACGACCGCGGTGACCCGGTCATCCAGCTGTCGCCGCCGCTGATCTCCGACCAGTCGACCTTCGACGAGATCGAGGGCATCGTCCGCCAGGTCCTCACGGAGGCCTGGACGAAGCTCTAG